tggtGGTCCGGTTATTGCGCCACGCCTTGAGATTTTGGAAGACAAGCACCCTAGAAGTGGCATCCAAAGCCGATGTCGCTTCATCTATAGTTTAACCATCAGCGCCCGGCCAAGAAGGCAGTGGCAAACGACCTaccaaggatgaggacggTCGGGTTTCTGATTCTCGCCCGCGCAATCGCCAATCGCTGTCTCTGTCCTCCACTCAAACTCGACCCACCGGTTCCCAAGATGGTATCATAACCGTCGGGCAAGCTCACCACGAAATCATGAATCATCGCCATTTTACAAGCCTCTACAACTTGTTCACGGGTCACGTCCTCTGGTGCCCTTTTCACGCCTGTCTTGGGATCGGCACCAGCGCCAGCAAGCCCCATAGCGACATTGTCATGCACCGACATATCGAAAAGAATACAGCCTTGCTGTACAGCAGCGATATTTTCTCTTGTGAAATGACCGTtcaagaaggggaaagatTGGTTATCCATAGTAATCTCTCCTGACGTGGGGTCGTATAGTCGGAGGAGTAGCTGAGCAATGGTGGACTTGCCAGAGCCTGAACCGCCCACGATAAAGGTTGTTTCCCCAGGCGGAATGAAAAGGGAGATATCACAAAGTACAGGATTTTCCGGGCGAGATGGATAGGCAAATGAGATGTGGTTGAAATTGAACTCTCCATGGCATCGAGAAGGTCGAACCCCTTGGAGAGCAAGAGGGCGGGAAACACGCTTGGGGTTCAATGTATTAACCGCAGGAGAGAAGCTACTATCAATTGGAGAGTTTGTAGGGGAGAATGGGTTGCCAGATATGGGTCTGGAAGGGTTAGCTTGAATGACTGTCAATAGCGAAGCGATCGAGTTTTTGCCCTTGGTCATTATGGTGAGCTGGGGGACAACCTGCTGAAGGTACGTGGCGGCAAAGAGACAAGCCCAGAAGCATGTCATGACGGCTCCTGATGTGGCCTTGCCTTCCCGAATGATTTTGGCGCCATACCAGAATCCGAGCACAAACGTTCCGAGCAAGAAAAAGTCTGTCAAGCCTGCGGATACGCCCCACACCAATCCTTGTTTGATCAAATTACCTTTGCTCTTGCTCACCGAGTGCATGAACCTGTTTTCTTCGGCTGCTTGAGCGTTGTGTACTTTGACTGTAGAAATTGCAGCGGTGGCACGCTCGACGTTGGTGGAGGCCTCGGCAAGCACGCGTCGTTCGGTAGCCAACAGAGGCGCGCAAAGGATCTGGGTAACGACTTGGGTAAGGACGACAAGGGGAATGGTGGAGAGGGTAACGAAAGCCAAAGATGGCGATTCAATGATAGCAAGGATGAAGCACAGGACGAAAGTGAATGTGTTTTGAACCACTAATCCAAAGGCGTGGGAAGTGGCCATCCTAACATCATCGGTCTCCCTGCGGTGGTACGGTCAGGAATGCAAGATGAGTACCACAGTGATTACATACCTGTTGAACTTTGACATTAAGCCACCAGCGCCTACGGTGtcattctcctttccctctccttgctcttcttctctcataCCCATGCCCATATCATACCACTCCATAGGCTTACCCTGCACACCATGATAGACCTTGGCTCTTAATCTATCTGCCACTGTCTCGCCGTATCTCGTCCACATGACCCCTTTCAAGTAgttgaagagcaaggcAAGCACGCCGGCGACTGTCAGTTGTATAGACGTGCTGGCGACACCACTGCGGAGGGCAGCACGGTCGGCATCGGTAGCGAGCGAGGTATTCAGGGGATAGGCTGCAAAGATGGCGAAGGCGTTACCGATCACGATGGACATGTAGGGCTGGATGAGTGCCGAGAGAATGGAAAGCACAACCGCTGGGCAGAGAAGCAAGATATAGTCtctggtggtggtgaagaCAAAGAGCCGACGGAACCTGGGTTTAATAGGCTCAGAAACTGGCATGATGCGATGGGACGTGGCCGGGGATGTTGGAAGAGGGACGAGGCCGAGGTGCCGCTCAAACGTTGAAGCCGGGATGGGCGGCGCATCAGCTGGGTATAATGACCTTCTCCATTGTGACGGAGGCGTGATTTCGTCCAGCATTGGGCCAAAAGAGACTGGCTGGCCGCGTTTTTCGTCTAGGCCAGCGGGAGAAGGGTTGGCGAACTGGTAGCCTGGCGCTGTCTTTTGGCGGCTCCTTCCATAGCCGTAGCCCGACAGCCCGTCGCTTTCCTCCGCCATACTGGCCACAGGCGTAGCCACTGAATGCCGGTCGTGGAAAGGCGAGCCGTCGGACGTGGGCGGCAGCTGGCGTGGTGTGAGCGCGACGAGCTCGACTCTGTCCGGCGACGCAAAGCGGCTGCTGGTGGACATGGGGGCTCCGGCGTAGAGATGGGCCAACGGCTGGGGGGCTTGTATAGGTGCAGAAGAGGCGGGTGCAATTATGGACACTCCatctcccccccccccccccggCTGGATCATCgtgtctttttgtttttcgtCCCTCTTTGTCCTCCACcgaaagaacaaaagacgGCATTCAGGCACACCAAAAAGGCACAGCGACAGGCACACGGACATCCCCCCATCTCCGCAACTTCTCGGGTAGCCGGACCGACCACGTGACCAGTTCCCGGGCCGTAGGCGGCCCGACCGTGTGTTTTCGGCAAACCCACGTCCCCATACCAGGCCGCCCATTCGGTATTCGCTCTTTCCTCCACATTTAAATACCATACACCCGTCTCCCgtttcttccatccccacTATTGCTCCACAAATAACCATGTCAGGCCTCAAGATCACAGAATTCTCCGTCCACGGTATGTCATGCACTGCCCTCTCATGACCACTGGCTAATCATTCGCATCAGATATCCGATTTCCCACCGTAAGCCtgacctttttctttttttcaacCACCAAGCAGCAGCTCACCTCGTATCAAGAATGTCACTGGTGACGGTACGGATGCCATGTAAGCCATTTCAGTCCAGTCCATAAAGCCCATACTGACAGCACCGCAGGAACAAGGAGTGCGATTATTCCGCTGCCTACATCGTCGTCAAGACGAACTCTGACCTCAAGGGGCAAGGAATGACTTTTAGTATGTAAAAACATCCTATTGCCTGCATAGGAATATTTTCTGACTGTTCTGCAGCCATTGGTCGTGGAAACGAAATCGTCTGCTTTGCTATCGAACAAATAGCTAACCGTATCGTCGGTTTGGACCTTGCCCCCATCTTTGCCGACATGGGCAAGTTCTGGGACTTTTGTAAGCCATCGTTTTCCAACAGGAAAATAGAAACCAGTCGGCTAACATCTTTTAAAGTGGTGGCCGACCCTCAGCACCGTTGGCTCGGCCCTGAAAAGGGTGTCATCCATATTGCTACCGCCGCTATTTCCAATGCCATCTGGGATATGTACGCCAAGCACGCCGGCAAGCCCTTGTGGAAGCTCATTGTCGACTTTACTCCTGAAGAGTATGTCCTGCTGTACTTTTCACCTTGGATAAAATAAGCTAACCGTCAGACAGATTCGTAAAGGCCACCTCTTTCCGATACATCACCGACGCCCTCTCCCCGGCCGAAGCCCTTGAGATCCTCAAGTCCAAGGAGTCTGGAAAGGCTGCCAGGGAAGCCGACGTCAAAAAGAGGGGATACCCTGCCTACACCACCTCTGTCGGATGGCTCGGGTACTCTGACGAAAAGGTCAGGCGATTGACAAAGGAAAGCCTTGCCCAAGGCTTCAACCATTTCAAGGTCAGTGTCGACTTGAGAGAGACGGATACGATCGCCCATTTTAACATCTCTTAAACCTCTTTAGCTCAAAGTCGGCGCCGACCCCGAAGACGATCTTCGAAGGGGACGACTCATCAGGTCCATCATCGATGATCCCGCCAACATGCCTAAAGATAGAAAACCTATCGACCCTGCCTCCATCGCCAACAAGAACGCCGGCCCCACAGGCTGTGTACTGATGGTGGACGCCAACCGTGAGTCACTATAAACCGGAAACCTGCCGCAGAGCTAACTAATCCCTTTATCAGAGGTCTGGGATGTCCCTCAGGCCGTTGAGTAcatgaagaagcttgaACCCTTGAAGCCTTGGTTCATTGAAGAGCCTACTGCCCCCGATGATGCAGTCGGTCACGCCGCCATTCGAAAGGCCCTTAAACCCATCAATATCGGCGTCGCCACAGGTGAACACGCTCATAACCGAGTGAGTTAAAAAACTTTTGAACCCACCCTCGTAACAATCCACTAAAACCGACATATGACAGATGGTCTTCAAGCAACTGTTGCAGCTTGACGCTATTGACGTTTGTCAAATCGACTCTTGTCGACTGGGCGGTGTCAATGAGATTCTCTCTGTTTTGCTCATGTCTGCCAAATTCGGGGTACCAGTCTGCCCTCACGCCGGTGGTGTAGGATTGTGCGAGTATGTGGTGAGTATATTCAGCTTCTATAAAGCgacaaaaaaagaaactgATCAAAGAGTAACTCTCCAGATCCACTTGTCTCTCATTGACTACATTTGCGTCTCTGGTGATATGGAGCGTAACGTCTTGGAATTTGTAGAGTAAGTGGCCCATTCTACTCCTTGATACAATTGCCCTTCGCTTACCCCCTTTCACATAGCCATCTGCATGAGCACTTCCTCTACCCCGTGTCCATCAACTCTGAAGGTCGATACAATGTACCTACCGATGCCAAGGGCGGATACTCTATCGAGATGTTTGAAAAGTCAATGGAGGACTACGCCTTCCCTGGAGGTGCTTACTGGGCCGCGGTGGCAAGGGGAGAGAACCCTGCCGTTTCACATTAATCATATCTGGTTAGAGTATTATCATTGTACGATAATGTAGATCTGTACGCATGAACCGAGTGCGAAAATAAAATATATCAATCCATGAGGGTATCAACTGTACAACGTTGCATGGGGCACCTTGTCATTAGTTACCGAAACGTAAATCAGGCCTGATCAAGCTGGCCAGAGAAAATCAGCTCGATGGCTGCTTCAACGTTGCCGCCAGTAGTTCTAAGGGCTCGGATATTCTTTTGGGCATCCCATAGACCCTACAGTTGCAACATCAGAGTCATGATCAAATTACGGCCTACGAAAATGACTCACCATAGCATTCAGCTGTCCCAGCTGGGTAGCATAGATTTCCTCTGGAGGCCTTTCGTCTCTAGCTGGCGGGGCTCCCCAGGGAGAACCTAAGCCGCCAAAGAGTGCAGGGTTTATCCCGCCGAATGGATTGGGGTTCGTTCCCGCATTCGTGCCTGCACCGGGCATCCCGCCCCCAAGACCTAACAGCGCAGCAAGTCCAGGAGGAAATTGACCGGCATTAGGTTGGGATGGATTGGAAGGAGCGTTTGTTGCTTGATCGGCAGCGGCATTACCTCCACCAGCAGTAGGATTGGCGTTGCCAGCATTAGGGGCGAAAAGGTTGGGGAATGGATCCGTGGGGCCGGCATTGTTTTGTGCGCTATTCGCATTGGCCCCAGCAGCTGCGGGAGCAAATGGGTTGAATCCGCCTAGACCTCCCAGTCCGCCCCCCTGGCCCATGCTCGACTGCATTTGCATCATCTAATCGCAATCAGTTTAAGTGCCACAGGACAAGGAAAACATACCGTTCGAAGGGTCTCGGGGTTGGACATCATCTGCcggaagaaaggagaggcCATCATTTGCCGGATCTGGGGACCCATGGAGGCCAGTTGTGGGTTGGAAGCAATGATCTAAGACACAAGCCATCAGTGTTTGCTAAACTCAAATGGTTCACGCATGAACGCACCTGATCTACAACTTCTGGTCTGGACATCAAATCGGACATGCTTCTGAGAAATTCGGGACTTTGCATCATGTTAGACATCTAACAAACCCTTGTCAGCAGGTTCCAGATGCCTGTTATCTTGCTGAGCACTTACAGCGTTGGGATCATTCAAGTTCTCGAGCCCTTGAACTCCTGTAAAAGGATTGAACCCCGCTAGCCCCTGGTGTAATTGATGGTGGTTAGGTTTGAGCTAAAAGGACGGTCGATCTAACGTACATGATGAATATTCTCAACATTGTCGATAGGGTTACTGCCCACATTCAAACCTGTGCCCATCTGAGGTAGTCTGGGGGGTTGGCTTGCCTGACCGGCGGGGGTTGAACTTGAGGGCTTTGCAGCACCCTTCACCATGTGGATTGTGTGGCCATTTTGAATCTTGTAGCTGGAAATGgtttcttcgtctttcaaGACCTTGCCTACATGAATTCAAGCCCATAAGTCAGCCCGAATTAGCAAACGCACATGAGCTGAAGAGAGCTTCACCAGAATATATCAGACGCTGGCGATCCTTCTCCACGTCACATTTGGAGGCAATAAGTTGTTTCAGCTCAGCGACGTTCTTGTCTGGAGAGACCGAGATGGTGAGCTTCAGTTCCTGAGGGCCCTTGACAGTGCTGTTGTAGTTGACTGGTGGTCAGCATGATGTCATGAGGCGAATGGGTGGGTGGGGACGTACATGGTGATGTCtgaggcggaggaggagggttgCTCTGCGGCCATGGTTGTTACGAGAG
This window of the Cryptococcus neoformans var. neoformans B-3501A chromosome 2, whole genome shotgun sequence genome carries:
- a CDS encoding hypothetical protein (HMMPfam hit to ABC_membrane, ABC transporter transmembrane region, score: 198.7, E(): 1.1e-56; HMMPfam hit to ABC_tran, ABC transporter, score: 407.2, E(): 1.9e-119), with amino-acid sequence MVFKCGGKSEYRMGGLVWGRGFAENTRSGRLRPGNWSRGRSGYPRSCGDGGMSVCLSLCLFGVPECRLLFFRWRTKRDEKQKDTMIQPGGGGGDGVSIIAPASSAPIQAPQPLAHLYAGAPMSTSSRFASPDRVELVALTPRQLPPTSDGSPFHDRHSVATPVASMAEESDGLSGYGYGRSRQKTAPGYQFANPSPAGLDEKRGQPVSFGPMLDEITPPSQWRRSLYPADAPPIPASTFERHLGLVPLPTSPATSHRIMPVSEPIKPRFRRLFVFTTTRDYILLLCPAVVLSILSALIQPYMSIVIGNAFAIFAAYPLNTSLATDADRAALRSGVASTSIQLTVAGVLALLFNYLKGVMWTRYGETVADRLRAKVYHGVQGKPMEWYDMGMGMREEEQGEGKENDTVGAGGLMSKFNRETDDVRMATSHAFGLVVQNTFTFVLCFILAIIESPSLAFVTLSTIPLVVLTQVVTQILCAPLLATERRVLAEASTNVERATAAISTVKVHNAQAAEENRFMHSVSKSKGNLIKQGLVWGVSAGLTDFFLLGTFVLGFWYGAKIIREGKATSGAVMTCFWACLFAATYLQQVVPQLTIMTKGKNSIASLLTVIQANPSRPISGNPFSPTNSPIDSSFSPAVNTLNPKRVSRPLALQGVRPSRCHGEFNFNHISFAYPSRPENPVLCDISLFIPPGETTFIVGGSGSGKSTIAQLLLRLYDPTSGEITMDNQSFPFLNGHFTRENIAAVQQGCILFDMSVHDNVAMGLAGAGADPKTGVKRAPEDVTREQVVEACKMAMIHDFVVSLPDGYDTILGTGGSSLSGGQRQRLAIARARIRNPTVLILDEATSALDATSRVLVFQNLKAWRNNRTTIVITHDLSQIVSDDFVYVMKNGVVAEQGFRLDLMKKPNGTFAHMAAEQAVNPLPAKEVASDAEWHDALNTLLDMEEDYEEVLDSRVRSHTPSFLGMQRNSAVYLDILDEYSRSQRLSQVDRRQSRTSLTPAQKRLSWTPEQLGSRAPSRQSITAPISRPPSSQMSRPVSRLSVVVDSNSRLSLRTMMAESRGQDGRMLHPGWMEKNSSSRISAIRQRQQRTLSENLEDDLKGLPSDVNLSDSVLVEEVSTGSATMPPVPGLSSLIKLYFPTLPAKPLLLLGCIGSIGHGATTPIWSFFLSKLMTIVGAGGADTTSLTKYGLIVLGLCAAQGLSNCVQEYALVGLSARWTHMVRGVAMHKLITQDKAFFDLSSNSPSRLVQILIKDADDARTIMSQVIGRAVTVVTMIGLGLIWAMAVEWRLTLIGLALGPIFGGFMAVNSWFIGNVELACKVAREEVGRVFYESVANVRGIRAMALDSAFEKRFEEDASNARKTGTRSAWAMAMGGAIAGGLPLFAQALMNFAGSAFMLQGRMNYEQMLQVYNLVLFSLTFGSGMLDFIPTMAKARAAARDFNRIYQLCESTTESIGSLRFPINGHVEFSHVNFSYPSRPDVPILKDVSFTFKPGECVAVVGPSGSGKSTIAALLQRLYVPDGGDIRLGDRSLREADVVWLRNHVAVVSQSANLFDATIAENIAYGSPNLPLSEIYRAAEAANIHDFIQSLPQGYETNLGENASLISGGQAQRLQIARALCRTSRVLILDECTSALDPDNARAVLDTIVKIKQDRTTIFITHSVEAMKRCDRIICLGEGRVQEEGSFEELVRKGGVFAQLMKTGEWE
- a CDS encoding hypothetical protein (Match to EST gb|CF190074.1|CF190074; HMMPfam hit to ubiquitin, Ubiquitin family, score: 89.1, E(): 1.1e-23); translation: MAAEQPSSSASDITITVKGPQELKLTISVSPDKNVAELKQLIASKCDVEKDRQRLIYSGKVLKDEETISSYKIQNGHTIHMVKGAAKPSSSTPAGQASQPPRLPQMGTGLNVGSNPIDNVENIHHGLAGFNPFTGVQGLENLNDPNAMSNMMQSPEFLRSMSDLMSRPEVVDQIIASNPQLASMGPQIRQMMASPFFRQMMSNPETLRTMMQMQSSMGQGGGLGGLGGFNPFAPAAAGANANSAQNNAGPTDPFPNLFAPNAGNANPTAGGGNAAADQATNAPSNPSQPNAGQFPPGLAALLGLGGGMPGAGTNAGTNPNPFGGINPALFGGLGSPWGAPPARDERPPEEIYATQLGQLNAMGLWDAQKNIRALRTTGGNVEAAIELIFSGQLDQA